The proteins below come from a single Motilibacter peucedani genomic window:
- a CDS encoding ArsR/SmtB family transcription factor, translated as MVHRQFAALGDPTRLAIVERLARGPAPAGELAAPTAMSLPAVLKHVRVLEDAGLVTTVKRGRVRECRLRDDALVAVATWTAQQQALWSTRLDALGSLLEDS; from the coding sequence GTGGTTCACCGTCAGTTCGCAGCCCTGGGCGACCCGACCCGGCTGGCCATCGTCGAGCGGCTCGCCCGCGGGCCGGCACCGGCCGGCGAGCTGGCGGCGCCGACGGCGATGTCGCTGCCGGCCGTCCTCAAGCACGTGCGTGTGCTCGAGGACGCGGGGCTGGTGACGACGGTCAAGCGCGGCCGCGTGCGCGAGTGCCGGCTGCGCGACGACGCCCTGGTCGCCGTCGCGACGTGGACCGCACAGCAGCAGGCGCTCTGGTCGACCCGGCTGGACGCCCTCGGCAGCCTCCTGGAGGACTCGTGA
- a CDS encoding SRPBCC family protein yields MTTTPLLSFDLERTYPAPPERVWAAWTRADQLERWVCPDPEWRVASCEVDAREGGGYRLRFGPRPSGDAYSEDATFTVFEPVQRLGLDILTAGEDMAERSQCTVLFEPVEGGMRLQLRVDGLSGELTADQMRTGWTWCLEGIAQHLAGAA; encoded by the coding sequence GTGACCACCACCCCGCTCCTGTCGTTCGACCTCGAGCGCACCTATCCCGCACCGCCCGAGCGCGTCTGGGCCGCCTGGACCCGTGCCGACCAGCTCGAGCGCTGGGTCTGCCCCGACCCCGAGTGGCGCGTCGCGAGTTGCGAGGTCGACGCCCGCGAAGGCGGCGGCTACCGCCTGCGCTTCGGTCCGCGCCCCTCGGGCGACGCCTACAGCGAGGACGCCACCTTCACCGTCTTTGAGCCGGTGCAGCGCCTCGGGCTCGACATCCTCACCGCGGGCGAGGACATGGCCGAGCGCTCGCAGTGCACGGTGCTGTTCGAGCCGGTCGAGGGAGGTATGCGGCTGCAGCTCCGCGTCGACGGACTCTCAGGCGAGCTGACCGCCGACCAGATGCGCACAGGCTGGACGTGGTGCCTCGAGGGGATCGCGCAGCACCTCGCCGGCGCGGCCTGA
- a CDS encoding ABC transporter ATP-binding protein, whose amino-acid sequence MQSSAAVRARSVTTSFGEVRALDSVDLDVVPGEVHGLVGPNGAGKTTLLGLLLGLAVPDEGELEVLGTRVGRTLAVPAGVAGFVDAPGLYPTLTARQNLVALARLRGSGGTGSAREVDGALEQVGLTDVAGDRVRGFSLGMRQRLGLAAALMTRPRLLVLDEPVNGLDPSAKHHVHAVLARLADEGVAIVLSSHRMDDLAALCSDVTILSTGRVVFSGSVDKLAVESGELDHRVLTSHPERARQVAEQVPDVHVAPAGPRSAGDALVVRGGVAALDQLVVRLVAAGVLVREFGPVVPPLEAAFLALTGSSDEEPG is encoded by the coding sequence ATGCAGTCCAGTGCCGCGGTCCGCGCGCGCTCCGTCACCACCTCGTTCGGTGAGGTCCGGGCCCTCGACTCCGTTGACCTCGACGTCGTCCCCGGCGAGGTCCACGGCCTGGTCGGCCCCAACGGTGCAGGCAAGACCACCCTGCTCGGGCTGCTGCTCGGGCTCGCCGTGCCTGACGAGGGCGAGCTCGAGGTGCTGGGTACGCGTGTCGGCCGAACCCTTGCCGTGCCCGCCGGCGTTGCCGGTTTCGTCGACGCCCCCGGTCTCTACCCGACGCTCACCGCCCGGCAGAACCTCGTCGCGCTGGCCCGTCTGCGCGGGAGCGGAGGGACCGGCTCGGCGCGGGAGGTGGACGGCGCGCTCGAGCAGGTGGGGCTGACCGACGTCGCCGGCGACCGCGTACGCGGCTTCTCGCTCGGCATGCGCCAGCGCCTCGGCCTGGCCGCGGCCTTGATGACGCGGCCGCGGCTGCTCGTCCTCGACGAGCCCGTCAACGGGCTGGACCCGTCGGCCAAGCACCACGTCCACGCAGTGCTGGCCCGGCTGGCCGACGAGGGCGTTGCGATCGTGCTGTCGAGCCACCGGATGGACGACCTGGCTGCCCTCTGCTCCGACGTCACGATCCTCTCGACCGGACGAGTCGTGTTCTCCGGCTCCGTGGACAAGCTGGCCGTCGAGAGCGGCGAGCTCGACCACCGGGTGCTCACCTCGCATCCGGAGCGGGCGCGACAGGTCGCCGAGCAGGTGCCCGACGTGCACGTCGCTCCTGCGGGTCCGCGGTCCGCTGGCGACGCGCTGGTGGTACGCGGTGGTGTCGCAGCGCTCGACCAGCTGGTCGTGCGCCTGGTCGCGGCGGGCGTCCTGGTGCGCGAGTTCGGCCCTGTCGTGCCGCCTCTCGAGGCCGCCTTCCTGGCACTGACCGGCAGCAGCGACGAGGAGCCCGGATGA
- a CDS encoding ABC transporter permease, with protein sequence MTATAVAPPASHVAGAAPMLPGYRFEVAKLLSQWRVRLLLLACWLAPAGFVAVVSRQSSLPADTVFGRWMGSTGWAGSLVVLGFACSWVLPLVTSLVAGDVFAVEDRLGTWRHLLIAVRSPGRIFLTKALASLTVILVVVAGLAASSIVGGVAAVGSHPLVGIDGHTLGAGDAAGTVVLAWLCVLAPTLAFAAIGLLGSVIFGRSPTGLLLPAVVALAMDLALVLPVPVSVRLALPSNAFLAWRGLFTDPSQTRPLLIGVLVSLLWAVVATGLAHVIFRRRDFTDLAYDGAGRRAVAAAALPLAALLAVSVGVTAATTSASGSGIERPELERSLSTAFAHLYRLQTAELGRTDVNEAQLASRAACDKGGTRVQDRGPGNDWRCVVSWRLPGATAVGSAIYQLDVTADGRYVADGDGPKEVNGFFQVRTARGDAPNPLWQFDGIVDLLERS encoded by the coding sequence ATGACCGCGACCGCCGTCGCCCCGCCCGCGTCCCACGTGGCCGGCGCGGCTCCCATGCTCCCCGGCTACCGCTTCGAGGTGGCCAAGCTGCTCTCGCAGTGGCGGGTGCGCCTGCTGCTGCTGGCCTGCTGGCTCGCGCCGGCCGGGTTCGTGGCCGTCGTCAGCCGGCAGAGCTCACTGCCGGCCGACACCGTGTTCGGCCGCTGGATGGGCTCGACCGGCTGGGCGGGGTCCCTCGTCGTGCTCGGCTTCGCGTGCAGCTGGGTGCTGCCGCTGGTGACCTCGCTGGTGGCAGGCGACGTCTTCGCCGTCGAGGACCGGCTCGGCACCTGGCGCCACCTGCTCATCGCGGTCCGCTCGCCCGGCCGGATCTTCCTGACGAAGGCGCTCGCCAGCCTGACCGTCATCCTGGTCGTGGTCGCCGGACTGGCGGCCTCGAGCATCGTCGGAGGCGTCGCGGCCGTCGGGTCGCACCCGCTGGTCGGCATCGACGGGCACACGCTCGGGGCGGGCGACGCGGCGGGCACGGTGGTGCTCGCCTGGCTGTGCGTGCTCGCGCCCACCCTGGCCTTCGCGGCGATCGGCCTGCTCGGCTCGGTGATCTTCGGGCGCTCGCCGACAGGCCTGCTCCTGCCGGCTGTGGTGGCGCTGGCGATGGACCTCGCGCTCGTGCTCCCGGTCCCGGTGTCGGTGCGCCTCGCCCTGCCCAGCAACGCCTTCCTGGCGTGGCGTGGTCTCTTCACCGATCCCTCGCAGACCCGCCCGCTGCTCATCGGCGTGCTCGTCAGCCTGCTCTGGGCGGTGGTGGCGACTGGTCTGGCCCATGTGATCTTCCGGCGGCGCGACTTCACCGACCTTGCCTACGACGGCGCCGGCCGGCGTGCGGTCGCCGCGGCAGCGCTGCCCCTTGCTGCGCTCCTCGCGGTCAGCGTCGGTGTGACAGCAGCCACCACCTCCGCGTCCGGCTCGGGGATCGAGCGCCCGGAGCTCGAACGCTCGCTGTCGACGGCGTTCGCGCACCTCTACCGGCTGCAGACGGCGGAGCTGGGGCGCACCGACGTGAACGAGGCGCAGCTCGCCAGCCGCGCCGCCTGTGACAAGGGCGGCACGCGCGTGCAGGACCGCGGACCCGGCAACGACTGGCGCTGCGTGGTCTCGTGGCGCCTGCCTGGTGCCACGGCGGTCGGCAGCGCCATCTACCAGCTCGACGTGACCGCGGACGGGCGGTACGTCGCCGACGGGGACGGACCGAAGGAGGTGAACGGGTTCTTCCAGGTGCGCACCGCCCGAGGCGACGCACCGAACCCCCTGTGGCAGTTCGACGGCATCGTCGACCTGCTCGAACGCTCGTGA
- a CDS encoding bifunctional YncE family protein/alkaline phosphatase family protein: MQVTRRRAPVVRQGLFGTRRFRVAVAGAAALAAASGGVAYGSTTIFDHNAVGTQYANGLQVSADQVIKPFGSRLTTPYGKFMASTVSPDGRFLAATSTDRGVALQVFDLKTYALLWRAGSATSASGVDQALTVTTVGQEAPTYSPDGKVLWMPNATGLTRFAVKADGTLGAFTTVAIPDVDGREALTGGSVYSADGRTLYVAVNGQDRVVAIDATTGAIVRSWAVGIAPRQVAFVGGRLYVSDEGGRQAKAGDTTMDSYGTAVPADGDKGTSTTGIVSVIDTAAPSAAVRSIGVGLHPTAMHVAGKALFVTNTNDDTVSVVDTTKGKVVQTINAKPWAGSEVGYQPNGVTLTNDGHLLVTLGRANAVAVYRYQGDPQSPVDLIGLLPTDYYPSNVAEVGGRVVVTNTRGIDARGPEVVSKQGFGTTPVTGHGTHSTTASLTKFSLPADSVIEDETATVYAQNGWGKANRDVKQTQGHPKKATAVPTRIGDPSTIKHVFLLVKENRTYDQLYGDMPQGNGDASLAQFGKTVTPNQHALAEQFGLYDNTYDIGTNSAEGHNWLMQGDNPEYTETSAGEYTRSYDTEEDVLGHQRSGFLWTNVQDAGATARNYGEFLYTEGRPTAPTWQQYYCVARSTDAGGDPSQLFDNGLEGDYHSVIPSLDAITNHTSPPFDLTIPDQYRYEVWKQDFEKNGPANFNMMWLSSDHTGGPATPRAMVADNDLAVGKIVDEISHSPYWKDSAIFVVEDDSQAGVDHVDGHRAPIQVISPWAKRGVVDSTYYTQITLVRTIEQILGAQPLNQRLAAATPMYGAFVDKKPDYTPYDAVPNQVPLTEGVTPQPACGPESAAATRTSLSSAATAMAAQWNAWKSAQQLTGNGARADAAAPELMNRYTWYATHGWTVPYPGDSRVYAPSQVPGGAIPSADSD, translated from the coding sequence ATGCAGGTAACGCGACGACGCGCACCAGTCGTCCGCCAAGGGCTCTTCGGCACCCGCAGGTTCCGCGTGGCCGTGGCCGGCGCTGCCGCACTGGCTGCCGCCAGCGGCGGCGTCGCCTACGGCTCGACGACCATCTTCGACCACAACGCGGTCGGCACTCAGTACGCCAACGGCCTGCAGGTGTCCGCCGACCAGGTCATCAAGCCCTTCGGAAGCCGTCTGACCACCCCCTACGGCAAGTTCATGGCTTCGACCGTCAGTCCTGACGGCCGCTTCCTCGCAGCCACCAGCACCGACCGCGGCGTGGCGCTGCAGGTCTTCGACCTCAAGACGTACGCGCTGCTCTGGCGCGCCGGCTCCGCGACGTCCGCCTCGGGCGTCGACCAGGCGCTGACCGTCACGACCGTCGGGCAGGAGGCCCCGACGTACTCGCCCGACGGCAAGGTCCTGTGGATGCCCAACGCCACAGGCCTGACCCGCTTCGCCGTGAAGGCGGACGGCACCCTCGGTGCCTTCACGACCGTGGCCATTCCGGACGTCGACGGCCGCGAGGCGCTCACCGGCGGCTCCGTCTACTCCGCTGACGGCAGGACCCTCTACGTCGCGGTCAACGGCCAGGACCGCGTCGTGGCCATCGACGCCACGACCGGCGCCATCGTGCGCTCGTGGGCGGTGGGCATCGCGCCGCGCCAGGTGGCGTTCGTGGGAGGCAGGCTCTACGTCAGCGACGAGGGCGGCCGCCAGGCCAAGGCGGGCGACACGACGATGGACTCCTACGGCACTGCGGTCCCTGCGGACGGCGACAAGGGCACCTCGACGACCGGCATCGTCAGCGTGATCGACACCGCTGCCCCGAGCGCCGCCGTCCGCTCCATCGGCGTCGGGCTGCACCCGACGGCGATGCACGTCGCCGGCAAGGCGCTCTTCGTCACGAACACCAACGACGACACGGTCTCGGTGGTCGACACGACGAAGGGCAAGGTCGTGCAGACGATCAACGCCAAGCCGTGGGCCGGCTCCGAGGTGGGCTACCAGCCCAACGGGGTCACCCTGACGAACGACGGGCACCTGCTCGTCACCCTCGGGCGCGCGAACGCCGTCGCGGTCTACCGCTACCAGGGCGACCCGCAGTCGCCGGTCGACCTCATCGGTCTGCTGCCGACGGACTACTACCCCTCGAACGTCGCCGAGGTCGGCGGGCGCGTCGTCGTCACCAACACCCGTGGCATCGACGCGCGCGGTCCCGAGGTCGTCTCCAAGCAGGGGTTCGGCACCACGCCGGTCACGGGCCACGGAACGCACAGCACGACAGCCTCTCTCACGAAGTTCTCGCTGCCGGCCGACTCGGTCATCGAGGACGAGACCGCCACGGTCTACGCACAGAACGGCTGGGGCAAGGCCAACCGCGACGTCAAGCAGACCCAGGGGCACCCCAAGAAGGCGACGGCCGTGCCCACCCGAATCGGTGACCCCTCGACCATCAAGCACGTCTTCCTGCTGGTCAAGGAGAACCGAACCTACGACCAGCTCTACGGCGACATGCCGCAGGGCAACGGCGACGCGTCGCTCGCGCAGTTCGGCAAGACGGTGACCCCGAACCAGCACGCGCTGGCGGAGCAGTTCGGCCTCTACGACAACACCTACGACATCGGCACCAACTCCGCCGAGGGTCACAACTGGCTCATGCAGGGCGACAACCCGGAGTACACGGAGACGAGCGCGGGGGAGTACACCCGCAGCTACGACACCGAGGAGGACGTCCTCGGCCACCAGCGCTCCGGCTTCCTCTGGACCAACGTCCAGGACGCCGGCGCCACCGCCCGCAACTACGGCGAGTTCCTCTACACCGAGGGCCGGCCTACCGCTCCGACGTGGCAGCAGTACTACTGCGTCGCCAGGAGCACCGACGCCGGCGGTGACCCGTCGCAGCTGTTCGACAACGGGCTCGAGGGCGACTACCACTCGGTCATCCCGTCGCTCGACGCGATCACCAACCACACGTCCCCGCCGTTCGACCTGACCATCCCTGACCAGTACCGCTACGAGGTCTGGAAGCAGGACTTCGAGAAGAACGGGCCGGCCAACTTCAACATGATGTGGCTGTCGAGCGACCACACGGGCGGTCCGGCGACCCCGCGCGCCATGGTGGCCGACAACGACCTCGCCGTCGGCAAGATCGTCGACGAGATCTCGCACTCGCCGTACTGGAAGGACTCGGCGATCTTCGTGGTCGAGGACGACAGCCAGGCCGGCGTCGACCACGTCGACGGCCACCGCGCGCCGATCCAGGTCATCAGTCCCTGGGCGAAGCGCGGTGTCGTCGACAGCACCTACTACACGCAGATCACGCTGGTGCGGACGATCGAGCAGATCCTCGGTGCCCAGCCGCTCAACCAGCGGCTCGCCGCGGCGACGCCGATGTACGGCGCCTTCGTCGACAAGAAGCCGGACTACACGCCGTACGACGCGGTCCCGAACCAGGTCCCGCTGACCGAGGGCGTCACACCCCAGCCGGCGTGCGGGCCGGAGAGCGCCGCGGCGACGCGTACCTCTCTGTCCTCCGCAGCGACCGCGATGGCGGCTCAGTGGAACGCGTGGAAGTCGGCGCAGCAGCTGACCGGCAACGGCGCTCGTGCAGACGCAGCGGCCCCGGAGCTCATGAACCGCTACACGTGGTACGCCACGCACGGCTGGACGGTGCCCTACCCGGGCGACAGCCGGGTCTACGCGCCGTCGCAGGTCCCTGGCGGCGCCATCCCGTCGGCGGACTCCGACTGA
- a CDS encoding alpha/beta fold hydrolase, which produces MVVREERYAASGPLRIWSERTGDPGLPTVLMVMGSAAQGISCPDALVARLVDRGVSVIRFDHRDTGRSSTVDFDAHPYTISDLARDCLAVLDGWGLDSAHVAGASLGGIIAQLLAVHFPERVRSLTVISSSPMGHDPSPAWERAQAGEPADPDDLPPPSPAFLAHQASDLPPGVESDVELFRVFNGPVRPFDEAAARAMLELALSRATDPAAAAHHHRAVWLECPELDAPLASITAPTSVVHGDQDPVYPLAHGEAVAAAIPGAVLHVVPGMGHVLTSPGLPEEVADLVRL; this is translated from the coding sequence ATGGTGGTGCGCGAGGAGCGGTACGCGGCCAGCGGGCCGTTGCGGATCTGGAGCGAGCGGACCGGTGACCCCGGCCTGCCCACGGTGCTGATGGTCATGGGCTCGGCCGCCCAAGGCATCAGCTGCCCCGACGCCCTGGTCGCGCGTCTCGTCGACCGTGGGGTGTCGGTGATCCGGTTCGACCACCGGGACACCGGACGCTCGAGCACCGTCGACTTCGACGCGCACCCCTACACGATCAGCGACCTGGCGCGCGACTGCCTGGCGGTCCTCGACGGCTGGGGCCTCGACTCCGCCCATGTCGCTGGCGCGTCCCTGGGCGGGATTATCGCGCAGCTGCTCGCGGTGCACTTCCCCGAGCGGGTCCGTTCCTTGACCGTCATCTCCAGCTCGCCGATGGGTCACGACCCCAGCCCTGCGTGGGAACGGGCGCAGGCGGGGGAGCCGGCCGACCCCGACGACCTGCCGCCGCCGTCGCCCGCCTTCCTGGCGCACCAGGCGTCGGACCTGCCTCCGGGTGTCGAGTCGGACGTCGAGCTGTTCCGGGTGTTCAACGGACCGGTGCGGCCGTTCGACGAGGCGGCGGCCCGGGCGATGCTCGAGCTCGCCCTCTCGCGCGCCACCGACCCGGCAGCCGCGGCACACCACCACCGGGCCGTGTGGCTGGAGTGCCCCGAGCTGGACGCCCCGCTCGCCTCGATCACCGCGCCGACGTCAGTCGTGCACGGCGACCAGGACCCGGTCTACCCCCTGGCGCACGGTGAGGCCGTGGCAGCCGCGATCCCCGGCGCGGTGCTGCACGTGGTGCCCGGCATGGGCCACGTGCTCACCTCGCCGGGACTGCCCGAGGAGGTCGCGGACCTGGTCCGCCTGTGA
- a CDS encoding chloramphenicol phosphotransferase CPT family protein: MALDMVVLNGGSSSGKTSLVRTVQGLLEEPWVALSVDDLVDALPRSGPGSRTITFGADGSVHVGPEFRRVERAWLAALATIARAGVGVLVDDVFLDGRTSQDRLRAHLSGVQVLWVGVRCDPDVAAARELARGDRPLGMARAQAERVHVGAAYDLEVDTGTASLQDCARDLAAAVAHRRGAP; encoded by the coding sequence GTGGCCCTAGACATGGTCGTGCTGAACGGCGGCTCCAGCTCGGGCAAGACCTCGCTCGTGCGCACGGTGCAGGGCCTGCTGGAGGAGCCCTGGGTCGCCCTGAGCGTCGACGACCTCGTCGATGCGCTGCCGCGCTCGGGTCCCGGCTCCAGGACCATCACCTTCGGTGCCGACGGCTCCGTGCACGTCGGCCCGGAGTTCCGCCGCGTCGAGCGCGCATGGCTGGCCGCGCTGGCCACGATCGCCAGAGCTGGGGTCGGCGTCCTGGTCGACGACGTCTTCCTCGACGGTAGGACGTCGCAGGACCGGCTCCGCGCGCACCTCTCCGGTGTCCAGGTGCTGTGGGTCGGCGTCCGCTGCGACCCGGACGTGGCCGCGGCGCGAGAACTGGCTCGTGGTGACAGGCCGCTCGGGATGGCGCGAGCCCAGGCCGAGCGGGTCCACGTCGGGGCGGCCTACGACCTCGAGGTGGACACAGGCACTGCCTCCCTGCAGGACTGTGCGAGGGACCTGGCAGCAGCCGTCGCGCACCGCCGCGGAGCGCCCTGA
- a CDS encoding ArsR/SmtB family transcription factor, with amino-acid sequence MGDVFKALADPTRRALLDELQDRDEQTLFELCARLATKHGLTPSRQAVGQHLDVLAAAGLVRRRREGRYTFHSYEPRPLREALERWRLDDPQEGSQ; translated from the coding sequence GTGGGTGACGTGTTCAAGGCTCTGGCAGACCCCACTCGTCGCGCGCTGCTGGACGAGCTGCAGGACCGCGACGAGCAGACGCTGTTCGAGCTGTGCGCACGGTTGGCCACCAAGCACGGCCTGACGCCCTCACGCCAGGCCGTCGGTCAGCACCTCGACGTGCTGGCTGCGGCCGGGCTGGTGCGCCGGCGCCGCGAAGGTCGCTACACGTTCCACAGCTACGAGCCGCGTCCGCTGCGCGAGGCGCTGGAGCGGTGGCGGCTCGACGACCCTCAGGAGGGCTCACAGTGA
- a CDS encoding VOC family protein, whose translation MKIGLTSVLVDDQERALRFYTEVLGFLAKNDVPMGEHRWITVVSPDEPDGVELVLEPDAHPAARRFKEALVADGIPWTAFTVEDVEAEHARLAAQGVRFTQQPAAMGSVVTAVLDDTCGNLIQILQVSADS comes from the coding sequence GTGAAGATCGGGCTGACGAGCGTGCTCGTCGACGACCAGGAGAGGGCTCTGCGCTTCTACACAGAGGTGCTCGGCTTCCTCGCCAAGAACGACGTGCCGATGGGAGAGCACCGTTGGATCACCGTGGTCTCACCCGACGAGCCGGACGGTGTCGAGCTCGTGCTGGAGCCCGACGCACATCCGGCCGCCCGGCGCTTCAAGGAGGCGCTCGTCGCCGACGGCATACCTTGGACGGCCTTCACCGTGGAGGACGTCGAGGCGGAGCACGCCCGGCTCGCGGCGCAGGGCGTGCGGTTCACCCAGCAACCCGCGGCGATGGGCTCCGTCGTGACCGCGGTCCTCGACGACACCTGCGGCAACCTCATCCAGATCCTGCAGGTCTCCGCGGACAGCTGA
- a CDS encoding fructosamine kinase family protein, which translates to MALQQLRDRLDAAGFPVSDVRPTDEGFAALSGIASLQDGRTVFAKTFAQQPDGDVFAAEAEGLVALGSAGLRTPEVLHSDPDLLVLSVLQPRQETPEFWEKLARDLANVHLTTVSDRFGWPHDGWLGSKSQHNAWETDGFVFFAERRVLRWLPEPRVQEKLDPSDRKALERLCSALPDLMPPRPACLTHGDFWAQNILATADGSPAVIDPAVSFMWADVDVAHLWSTPHPPQAARFFDVYAEVTRAGPDWTDRLPYVQLRQHLALMAMFDDDWGSADAVRELVRPFRRGGA; encoded by the coding sequence ATGGCGCTGCAGCAGCTCCGGGATCGGTTGGACGCGGCCGGGTTCCCCGTCAGCGACGTCCGGCCGACGGACGAGGGTTTCGCTGCTCTGTCCGGCATTGCGTCGCTGCAGGACGGTCGCACGGTCTTCGCCAAGACGTTCGCACAGCAGCCGGACGGCGACGTCTTCGCGGCCGAGGCGGAAGGTCTGGTCGCGCTGGGCAGCGCAGGACTGCGTACGCCTGAGGTCCTGCACAGCGACCCGGACCTCCTCGTGCTCTCGGTGCTGCAGCCCCGCCAGGAGACGCCGGAGTTCTGGGAGAAGCTCGCTCGCGACCTCGCGAACGTCCACCTGACGACGGTCAGCGACAGGTTCGGTTGGCCGCACGACGGCTGGCTCGGGTCGAAGTCCCAGCACAACGCCTGGGAAACCGACGGTTTCGTGTTCTTCGCCGAGCGGCGGGTGCTGCGCTGGCTCCCCGAGCCGCGGGTGCAGGAGAAGCTCGACCCGAGTGACAGGAAGGCGCTCGAGCGGTTGTGCTCAGCCCTTCCCGACCTGATGCCTCCACGACCGGCGTGCCTGACGCACGGGGACTTCTGGGCGCAGAACATCCTCGCCACGGCCGACGGGTCGCCCGCGGTCATCGACCCGGCGGTGTCGTTCATGTGGGCCGACGTGGACGTGGCGCACCTGTGGTCGACGCCGCACCCGCCACAGGCAGCGCGGTTCTTCGACGTGTACGCGGAAGTCACGCGCGCCGGCCCCGACTGGACCGACCGGCTGCCGTACGTGCAGCTGCGCCAGCACCTCGCGCTGATGGCCATGTTCGACGACGACTGGGGATCGGCCGACGCCGTCCGTGAGCTCGTCCGTCCCTTTCGTCGCGGAGGTGCGTGA
- a CDS encoding DUF222 domain-containing protein: MIAGAEQRAWVSMTDTLDTLLSGDNEVVGVATSEGLLERLRHLAAVRARLDALEAQTLTAVEAREAYRLDAAPTTAAWLRYHLRLDPRAARTRLARARTLAELPGTATALASAEIEAGHVDALTRGRARVGTPTMAAAEDTLLGLARTSSPDQLRLAVDRLVQVVDPDETATARAERQRALRHLNITPGFDGTWTLSGLLDPADGALVKAAFDACSRLQALPDGSPDPRTKGQRTADTLVQFAATALATGQAPTVGGVAPHVSLVLDLPTLRGELTTATTGGGSRSAAAAAAGLAASGLAALVGRSFGPAALARLTCACDLTPVIVSEWGEPLALGREARLAPQAHVKAAWVRDGGCITPGCESRTVQVHHIKHWARDSGPTDLVKRVPALRTLPPPRPRRRLDHRTRPRQTRPAPDPLTPRRATHPSRPRPRPQPRRHPPPALQQRGRLARHEVRSARPRVAARSCATPDR; the protein is encoded by the coding sequence GTGATCGCAGGAGCCGAGCAGCGGGCGTGGGTGTCGATGACCGACACCCTCGACACGCTGCTGTCCGGCGACAACGAGGTGGTCGGTGTGGCCACCTCGGAAGGGCTGCTGGAGCGGTTGCGACACCTGGCTGCGGTACGCGCGCGGCTCGACGCTCTCGAAGCGCAGACGCTGACCGCGGTCGAGGCGCGGGAGGCCTACCGGCTCGACGCCGCCCCCACCACCGCGGCGTGGTTGCGGTACCACCTGCGCTTGGACCCCCGCGCCGCCCGCACCCGGCTGGCCCGCGCCCGGACGCTGGCCGAGCTGCCGGGCACCGCGACCGCCCTCGCCTCCGCGGAGATCGAGGCCGGCCACGTCGACGCCCTGACGCGCGGCCGGGCCCGGGTCGGCACCCCCACGATGGCCGCCGCCGAGGACACCCTGCTCGGACTGGCCCGCACCTCCAGCCCGGACCAGCTCCGCCTCGCCGTCGACCGGCTCGTCCAGGTCGTCGACCCCGACGAGACCGCCACCGCGCGCGCCGAACGTCAGCGCGCGCTGCGCCACCTGAACATCACCCCCGGGTTCGACGGCACGTGGACCCTGTCCGGGTTGCTCGATCCCGCCGACGGCGCCCTGGTCAAGGCCGCGTTCGACGCCTGCTCCAGGCTCCAGGCCCTGCCCGACGGCAGCCCCGACCCGCGCACCAAGGGCCAGCGCACCGCCGACACCCTCGTCCAGTTCGCCGCCACCGCCCTCGCCACCGGCCAGGCCCCGACCGTCGGCGGGGTCGCCCCGCACGTCAGCCTCGTGCTCGACCTGCCCACCCTGCGCGGCGAACTCACCACCGCGACCACTGGCGGCGGAAGTAGGAGCGCGGCGGCTGCTGCTGCGGGGTTGGCGGCGAGCGGGCTCGCGGCCCTGGTCGGGCGCTCGTTCGGCCCTGCCGCGCTCGCACGGCTCACCTGCGCCTGCGACCTGACTCCGGTGATCGTGAGCGAGTGGGGAGAGCCGCTCGCCCTCGGCCGCGAAGCCCGCCTCGCCCCGCAGGCGCACGTCAAGGCCGCGTGGGTCCGTGACGGCGGGTGCATCACCCCCGGCTGCGAGAGCCGCACCGTCCAGGTCCACCACATCAAGCACTGGGCCCGCGACTCCGGCCCCACCGACCTGGTCAAACGAGTGCCTGCTCTGCGAACGCTGCCACCACCTCGTCCACGACGACGGCTGGACCATCGAACCCGACCCCGCCAGACCCGGCCTGCTCCAGATCCGCTCACCCCGCGGCGGGCCACCCACCCCAGCCGTCCACGCCCTCGACCGCAACCCCGGCGCCACCCTCCCCCTGCCCTTCAGCAGAGAGGACGACTAGCGCGCCACGAGGTTCGGTCGGCGCGGCCTCGCGTCGCTGCCCGGAGTTGCGCAACTCCGGACCGTTGA